From the Papaver somniferum cultivar HN1 chromosome 2, ASM357369v1, whole genome shotgun sequence genome, the window ACAAACGTAACAAGAAACTAAGTAATTACTAGCATGAATTCGACACtgaatatatgcaaaatatgcacttaacaatgAATCTAGAAGGATCTCCTCTTTTCCACATTTTGTGCACATTACTACTGCCTCAGTACCTTATCTTGCAGGAAAATAACAACACTAATGCCACAATTATAGGGATCAACCGCTCTCGATAACTGTATCAAACGAGAAAGCACAACAGATATGAAGAAATCTGGAATATGTATTAAAATTAACAACATACCCATGCTACACATCAGTCAACCCAGGTAGATCATTCTTTCCTTTCTTCAAGATAACCAAGTTCAACACAGACATCTCTTGGTTTCATGATGCACCTACGGACAGACTTCCTTCTCCTCTCACCATTACATCTCCCCCGTCCACGGAAGCTAGGAGTTCGTGAAAAGAAAAGATTAACAAAACTACAAAACTATGCAAACCAGTAGAGACCAAGAAATAACAAACGAACAACTCAAACTACAATCATATTCACATTCTATTTACCTCTATATATCAGGAGCCTAACTCCGCCTGAAGTCAAAACTCCTTGCGTCATTGGGAAACCTTGCTTGTCACACTCCTTACTTACATGCCCCAGAGCATCTCTACTGACCTCCTGGGAGATACCTTTTTCACAAAACACACGCTTGTACACACGTACACAAACATTTACTGACCTCAGTATTGTTCTACAAACTCGTAACTAGTAATCATCAAACTATCTGGTAAGTCTTACACAACCAACTTAAAAATTTAGAAAACCAATAGAACAATCAAACTAGACATTCCTTTCATTTAGTAAAGGCTTCCAGAAATTTAATAAACCAAGCCTAAGCATCGTCAAAACAAAAGGGACTCCCAAAATAAATACtcgtaaacaaaacaaaaaaaggcCTGGCAAATCATTGACATGTTGAAGCAAAAACCAGTAGCTAGCTGCTTCTCAATGAAAGGCCCATTCTATAAGATGCGAAACAAATAGTTTAAAAAACATTGTAAGACTTATAATGAAACATCATCTCAAAGTATGCAGCAAGATTAAGCTAGACAACAACATTAACAACTAGAATTAAACTACTCTGGAAAATCCAGAAGGAAGAACTAGCAAGAGAATAACATACTTCCATATCCAAAATCACAGACATGAACCAGAGATAAAAACAACCATGACTTTTTTTACATAGAGCATAGCAAACAAAATAAGCAAGAGATTAAGGTTTATACCCAATACTGCAAAATCTTCTTCTTGCTACTTTTTCTCCAATGGATTCTAATTAAAAATATAGACTGCAAACGACACCCTCACAAGAGATTTGGGTTTATATTGCAGAATACTAAAAATAACCAATaacccaaaacatcaaaattacctTTAGAAGTTGTTAGGACGCAACCATTAGCACTAGCAGAAGCAATCCCAACCCCTTGTAGGTTATCTGTTAACTTATCAACTTCATTCTCATCTGCATCTGAAAATAAATCTGAATAAAATGCCCTAATCAAAAACCCAATTCTCATAATCGATTGAACAATAAACCCTAAATCAATTATCACTTTAAATCTAGCTGAAAATAAAtcgaaatcaaaaccaaaaatagataCATAAATTAAACAAAGTAGAACAGGTGCTTTCTCACGATTAGCGACGAGTGAAGATCAGTTCTTCCAAGTTCGAACTCCGACGAACAAACTAAAATCGAAAAAATGAATCACAATACAGactgaaaccctaaaatcgattGATGAAGCCCTAAAAATCCtattatagatgataaagaagCTAAACTGAATCGAAACTGATTCATCAAACTCGATTTGGTTCATAGGCTGAGAGGAAGAGAAGAGAGGATGAGAGCAGAAATTCATCTGCTTTCATAGGCTGAGAGGAAGAGAAGAGGGGCTGAGagcaaaagagagaaaaaagagacGAAAAATGGAAATTTCGATCTGATTTCATTAGGGTATACATAAATCAAGCATGTGAGTCGCACACGAATGGGGAGGAAATATCCTCTAATGTTATTGATCTTGGGTGGAAACACAGCGGTacgcatgtgaatggcacactCACATACTCCAGGTGTGACGAAgcgtgtggctggcatgcctatataaaattcgtaacggctgctCTCTGTtacaaatttaaaaaaattagtaACGGCTTATGCCTGTTATGAAATTTTCGTAATGGCCATCTGTAACGGGAATTTTGTAACGGCCacaaagccgttacgaatttctgTTACGAATCCGGAAATTTGTTGTAGTGATATTCGGCCTACACAAttcaggtagaacttggttctttgacaaatatacaggtatttggtgtggtagttctaaccaaccaagtgtacaacctatgggacatacatgattaatttgtcagaATGCATAGTGCGAAAaaagcagtcttaaagtataaagactcgcttTGTGGAGCGAGGTTTCCTACAAAtacctggaattgttctcttgtaataaaCGTTATAGCGTTCCGCTAATTAGTTagatggtaatttcaaaaggacttgaaatacatcatatgtatgtggttattacgtatcttgggaagaatcaagagatagcggatatttacaaaagtagttGATaagccttttgtttcccaaatcaagtgactctaaaccacagagtgcgttaacagtatagaacgctcacttatagattgaagcaatcaggcggatgtggtatacccgtctaagtgactatttgatatggaggggatagacaagtaagttatatTTCCTTGAGTATTCACAGGAAAGTtcttgatttggaattgtagctattcaTGTCGATGGTACATACATGGCGAGGTACTCTTGATGTGTTaaaagaccttaaaagctatttgaaatccgaatttgagatgaaaaatctagggaaagcccgaccgaatactgagcttgtggtatattattccaccagtttgcatatgtctaaagttgtcaggaaatttaacaaagacatgcatcctgatagcactcgcatgattagtcgaggttcaaatggaagtaagtgaccatttcgtctaaaagaagatgacgaagatgtgttgggagatgaaattctcatatctaagtacaatagacgcattgttgtacttagtataataatgtactcgattaaattttacatcctcagggaacttgttagctagatataacttagcgccaatgcaacgtcattggaatggtatattATAATTAACTATtggcataaatttgttttatccatgcaaagacataaaaaggaatgctaaagtGCAATTCAAAAGTTGTTAATTATGAAGGAACCATGATCTATTCTCCAACagaagtaatcagggggagatattgTAGACTATTAgctcattaccgatattcagtttcgaaaagtacatgactaaaggaattgtctggaacaactctgaaagtaatcagggggaggatccaaggatatgatgtcgacatattttacttcgaaattgaagttgtgttgtactctttttccctttgatcgagaatagtttttcccaaatggttttgttactcgacaaggtttttagtgagacaacactaaaaacatctaGTATGTTGAACGTTACAGACatgaagatcgcgttgatattactgaatatatctgaatcaaagaaatgaaaatcGATAGTCCGTTAagaaacgtaacttccagaatcaacaacatggttttCTAAACATTCAAGTCATCAAAGTAAAGTGtcataaactccttttgactgcattagactgaTGAAACTTGTCTGGCATCAGGAGgtagcatctaatggtgtgttgaattattttccttcaccgagtttGCTTTTTCTCacaggtttttaatgagacaacaacaaacaccgggaatgtaatttcccaagtaaagctattgtctttcccacgaggattttctgccttataagttgtgaagcaactattcaaacgaagcaaagtgatcatctgcaacagatcacctttacttgcatctttcacgttgtactcttttcccttcgtcaaggttttatcccactgggttttccttgtcaaggttttaatgaggcaatgtatacacatccaactatgttctaagtttagttaatattgtactatttttctttacttcaggttttgtcccttttgGGTTTTTCctaacgaagttttaacgaggcaattaacttagacttgtcgatctttgaagatcgtattgcatgtgatgaactacatgtaaagtacgaaacaacatgtgaagtactacatgtgaagagttataccaaggttttatcccacagggtttttccttgtcaaaattTGAATGAGGCAATGgacttcggcacaagtcatcaaggataACGACATTCGAaggactatatgtgaagcacCATGTATTagtttttgttattgaaccgcacaagggggagtgttaacgGGCCCATGCCCATGCATGTGCTTTCCAGATTTGGTGTCTTTTGGTTTTCCCCTCTCCATGTATTATATCCATGTAACACATAGAACTCTTATCAATACAGAATCGTTCTCCTTCTCTGCCTCTTTCTCTTTCCGTatcttttatactaaaacaaaaatcaaaatttttacaATTGGTGATAATTGGAATTTTTTGCATGTTGGAACCAATTTTGTAAAATAATCGCAATTATCACATAACTTTTATGGGTGATAAAAAAATCGCAATTACCAGAGTGATAAAAGAacatattttttgaaattttagtAGGTGATAATTgcattttctcttggatttgtttCATTTAAATGTGAAAATGTAATTTTCACAGGTGGTGATAGTTGCAATTTTCCGCACGAACCTGTTATTTAAAAAATTGCACTTATCACAGATTTTTATACAAAAACTCAACTATCACAGACTTTTTTTGCAAGTGATTAAAAGAAATGCACTCCATattagatgaatttttttttatagttttatgCATATGTATAGAAACTGTGCTCACTATTTGAGCTAAGAAAATAGTAATAAACATGATAAagaaagaacgcgcaattgggagATAGAGCAAAAAGACAAAAAcgggatttaaatagtaaatcaaggtCATCCTCTATCCGAGTAATCtatataattcctaatctacctcttactaatcatgtttagtggttaattataattaatttagttaatagattagtttgataatgatTAGTTTAAATCATTATCATTAAATTCGTTGATGTAACAACATTAAATCgagatatttatgatcatgaaggttTAGATGAAGAATCAACCCAGGAAAGTAAACAGGATGAACATACAAGTGCTCCAATTACTCATATATggtattgaaatttgattttttttcattgaatTCGCCATTGTTATACCTGAAAAACACAGTGCCCATATGGTAAacatatgaataccatgccggcagggaccaaatcggcatggtattcatactttcaccatgtCGGCACATAATATCCCCCAATTTTTAAATTAGTACATTGTCGGCACATAaagttcattatcgagcatgccggtagtgatgtcGGCATGGTACATTACTTAACTTTTTGTGCGGTCACATGATGCAAATTTCCCAGAAACTTCAGTTTTTTTTCACTTGGATATCGGCATTGATATATTTTTATCAAGCATGCCGGTAATTTTGATTTCGGCATGGTATTGATACTAAAAACAGTGCCGGATAGTAAAacgacatggtattcatactaaaacTATGCCGGCACGCaaaaccggcattgtattcatcatGAATATACAATGTCGGTATTAGCTGACCACTAATCTAGTCTTTCCGAGATATTTTCTAACGCTCGCGTAGTTTAAGAATTCTCCTCGAAAAGGATTAGTTGCATTGACTTTACCCAAAAAATGGGTACATCAAATGGAAAGATCGGAACATGGAAAAATTTCATTCGAATAACACAAACTATGCTTCAATCTTGACCTGGGACTGAACTTTTTTAGTTATAATTTTTGATTTTAACCTAAACGAATTGTTTTGAAACAAACCGATGATTAGGTTTATTTCAAGGAAGCATATTCGTATATaataaattaatcatcaattgTTTTAAACAACATTGAAATCGTGTTGAAATCGATGATGGAGAAACcaaaaatcaaagaaagaaactaaTAAAGAAGGAGAAtagaagagaaggagaagagaagaacaagGATTTGAAATACTAAAGGGTACTTTAGTATTTCGAcccccaaaaatcaccccttagcacacattAATGGATGGGgatagtaattcatatccccaattagttttagtatccccaATTGCGCATATTAAAGAAACAAGACAATGACAAAATCACTtgaaaaataaattaaagaaGTGGTATGGACTCCATTAGTTCTCTGCATTGTTTTGTGGTTCAATCAATAAGAAGTCGGGATGTTAAAGTATGTAGTCACTTTGATTTGCTCAAACGATGAATAGTCTCTCCATAAGGGGCTTTGAAACCAATttagataataaaaaaaatcagatcATCTATTGGATAATGTAGCTTTCTTCATTAAAATATCAGATCCCTGCACATAGTAGTAACGCCATCAATAATGTTCTAGGTTACGACTGACTAACAGGTAAAAGCAACACAGATTAGGTCTTGAATAATCTTGTAACATTTTCCCTCTAAACTGAATAAAATCCCGTTGTGCTTTCATAccgaaaaacaaaaacataaattacttatatgaaaacaaattcaattttTCAATGTATCTAAATTTCAATACTTTTTTAACTTTGAATATATATAGGTAAAAGTCTCAAAGAGCATCCAATAAAGTTGGAACCTCAAAGtcaaatactcaaccaaatttCTCACAATCACAATTACCAGAACTAGAAGAAAAAAGTGTTTAACGTTCATCAATTGCTTCAACACCTATGATTAGCTGATTACCAGAATTAGAACATTCTAATGATACCATGTGAGCTTCTGAAGAATAAGATGAGGATCCACTTGCATCTGCTCCAAAGAAAAAACTACGTACGACAAGGTCAATAGTATGGAATGAATTTACAGTTTTGATACTAGAAGGATTTCAAAAACTGGATGAAGGAGATTCTCATAAAAGGTACATGCTCACATTGTGAAAAGGTAATTGAAGCAGCAAGTGTGAAAGGAACTAGACGGTTGGTTGCTCATCTAAAGATCTGCCACAAAAAAGAAGAGAATCATCCAGTACAGATGAAGATTCTTACTGCACTGAAAACAGCAAGTAACCAAGCAACTAGATTCTCTAATTGGAAGTATGATCATGTACTTACTAGGTTATGTGTTGTTAAAAACATTTCTAAGCATGATTACCCTCTTAACATGGTTGAGAATTTCTATTTTAGAGAGTTTTGTAAGTTTTTGAACCCTGATGCTAAGATAATGTCTAGGAATACGACAAAACATGATTTGAAGTTTTATgatgaaaagaaagaagaattacAAGTAGAATTAgataattttaactctaaatgtaatcttacaactgatatgtggactgcTAAACATACTaaagatggttattgttgtgAAACATATCATTATATAGATGATGAATGGAATTTAGATAAGAAAACATTAGCTTACATTATAGTGCCATCACCACATACATGGGATGTTCTCACAGAATTTATCAAAACTTGCACTTTGAAATGGAACATATATAGGAAATTATTTGTTTTAACTGCTGATAATGCTCCTGCAAATGGTGTTATGATGTGAAATCTGATTAGTTGTCTACAGGGTAAGGATTGTTTGGTTCTTAATGGGAAGAACATGAGGTGTAGGAACCACATACTCCATTAATTGTACTATATGGCATAAAAGTAGTTGCTGAGTTTGTAGAAGCAAttagagagtgtgtaaaatatgtTAACTCTTCACAAGCTAGGAAAGAGAAGTTTGCAACAACATTGTCACAATATAGGTTGTATGGTAAGTCTGTAAGTTTACATGTGGACATTATATGGAACTCAACTTTTCTGATGCTTAAGAATGCAACTGAATTGCAAAAAAAGTTTTGGAAGACTAGCTGAGACTAATTCTGATTTCAATTGTCTTCGAAGAGGAGTGGCAACAAGGAATAGAATGTGTGCGTGTTTAGAGGTTTttaatgatatttcaattaaatttgcAGGGATTAAGTATCCAACTGCAAACATGTATTACAATGGGGTGTATGAAGTTATGAAGGCACCGTCATTATGTTTCATGGTCGTGGCACCGATATTGATAAAGATTTTTCAATTGTGGCTGTAGTATTGATGAATTTTGGTTGATTTTTGGGGTTGGTTAGGATGAAAGGTCTATGTTGGATGTGGATTCTTGAGGGGTTTTGTATATACAAATATGGGTTTGATTGTTCATTATGGGCTTTTGGGTGGGGTTTTCCATTGAGTTTTAGGTGGATATTTCAACTTTGGGCCATCAAATTGATAATGGGTGTTCATGAATAATGACAGTTCATACGATGGCTTGTATGCGAACTTAGGTGGAATTATCTTGAACCCTGATTTTCGGCacacctaaatctttctaggcatacaaaacaatagtcccatcttggttgaccttataaggggtaccctatgggtagttcaattacctatatacccttaatacaaaaatctaaaatcagttttctaaaaaatcaaaatcagtgtcccttaacatctcttcttcttcctcctcctctagccgaactcttccccctccggcgaaaagaaaaattcatcatcgtgattaattgtcaattcgtaaaaatttgatcgtcgattaaactcaaccacataatgactcgtacaaataaaagaagggactaggcaaaccaaatcatcttctaatccatcaactgaagaagaagaagaaccaattgaagatgaaggtgtagaaactgaatatcaaccaccaattgaaccagaaattgaaccaactgcatctccaactccggaaatgaggataagaaagtaagttttacaaacccaatctcctatttgttgtttttcatcgtttaaatgacggttacagtgttgggttcgactcaaaattgagttgcgtttttagccgaactgttcttcacaaaagcttcctgtgagtgtttatgaacagttcggcatgaaatttcaagccgaacctagtcacagatagagatgcataggggttcggcgtattcgataatcataatatgtgccgaacctagcacatttacgaggttcggctattacgatattctcaatatgtgccgaaccaataacaatattttaacccaaaaaataacaaattgatgttcggctcatacgattttcgaaatataagccgaaccagtaattatttttttttcccgcgctattcaggatgttgttcggcttactatgaacctttcatataagccgaactagtgtctagtaAAAGGGTtcgaattgaaaattataggttcggcgcatgcagtaaacagattcagtgagccgaaccgttcatcaattagtagattcggctcatagatgtgagccgaacctcaacttgtttcgccgaaccatgatccaaaaaatcatctaaacaacctttataattctgaaaattatcttaatcactaaacaaaatatttaatcactaatcaacattactaacactaatacgtaaagggcagatttgccattaaaaaatatTTGAgttaaggggtaatctgattttgctatttcacaacctttttttgtctttatacAATATGCCTactaagatttcagtatgcccaaaatcagggctCATTATCTTCTACAAGGGTTGCGTACAAATAACAAATAACTGTACGTAGCATTTCCTTATCAGTGAGTTCCACACATACTCCACACCAGGTCCCATTAATTATTTATACATGCAGTTATGTTTagcaattaaagaagaagaagcagcacaAAAGAGACTTGGAGCAAAATACttagaaaggaaaaagaaaaagaaaaataggtAATGAAATGCTGGCAAAAGTGGTTTATCGCCTTTTCCCTTGCAGCGGGAAGCGACTGTCAACGGAGTAGATGGCACCAGCTAAAGTTGCCGGTGGTCAGTAAAATGCTGATGAGGATCGTAGGTATACCTTGTCCTGTTAATTTTTATCCGGTGTttcacaatcagaaaacaagatcCTGATTCTCGTAGAGCAAAATGGACTAAAAAGCAGGCAGAAGCCACGCTAAAGAGGCTTTCAAGTCTTTTAGTATATGTAATCAACTATCTAATTACTTATTATTAAACAAACATTTAttaaattgtatttttttttaatcgataaagagtttggtgctggcgagtttcgaactcagatcacTAGTATCATCACTAGATGATTTtatcactgtactacagtgacaccgGCTTATTGAATTGCAACCTTGTTACCATAACGTCATAGCGCCATAGTTTAGCTACATATTACAGCATCAATAAGAAGGTTTACAAGCATGAATATTAATTGTAAACTTCGGGATTTCATTCATTTACACGAGAGTAACTTTAAAACAGGGCCGAGTTAATTGATGATTGAGCTTCTATGAGACGCTTGAAGGTAGAGGCCCTCGTCGATGTGGAGATTGAGCATGGTCCGGTAGTTGACAGGTTTATTTTCATCCTTCATCTTGAAGACGAAACACCCTAATAAAATAGCTGCAAATATCTTCATCTGCCTGTAGGCAAATTCTTTTCCCAAACAGATACGAGGCCCTGCCTGCATTATTCATAGATAGATAAGCACTTAATTAATTAGAACCATATAATATAGTATAACGTTTGGAAACTACTTTTTGTAAATAGATATACGTCCATGAGCCCAAACGAGCCATTTATAACGAAGAGCAACCCAACACGAACCTGGCCGAAGCCAGGTTCAACCTCCCAAAAAAGTCCTTGCCGAGCACAgcttccaaaaaaaaagaaatagaatattttttttttgatcggtaagttaaaaaaagaaatagaaattGCTAAGTTTATGGCTTCATGTTATGTTGTTATGTACCTGAAATGCAGTGAACTTGAAAGAACTTTCGCCTCTAAAATATCCATCCTGGTCCAGCCATCTTTCTGGACGAAACTCCTCTGCATCTTCACCCCATATGTATTTCATTCGACCCATTGCATACGGTTGATAAGCCACCATATCACCTTTTCGCACACTATATCCGTCTGGTAACGTATCGTCTGAGAAACAAATCTTAGCATCCTGCATGCAAACGGACAAAGATATCATGAATATAATTTTAGATTCTGCACCTCTATGGCAAAGAAATATGAGATGTATGATAAAAGTACCACAGGGACAGCGGGGTAAAGTCGAAGAGTTTCAGCGAGAGCAGCATGGAGATAATGCATCTTGTCCAGGGCATCATCAGTGACACTCTCAACATACTGATCAAATGGTGTGCTGTCTTTGGCATCAGTTGCTTCTCTCACTTCTTTTGCAGCTTTATCTTGGACGTGAGGGTTCTTACAGAGCATGTAAAGAAACCATGAAAGAGTTGTAGCTGTTGTATCTCTTCCAGCTACTAAGAAATTCAGGGTTATGTCTCTCAAGTACCTTGGATCTGTTTCATTTAACTCTAGAaatcttgacaggatatcttcctTCTTATTCGACTGCATCCATCAAAACCATACAGTTAAATTTCTGTAAAGCTATACAAATAAATCAAAACTAAGAAagagacttctttttcttttaaaaaatattACCAATGAATCATCTGCCGACTTGGAGCCTTGTTCGATCTTGCTACttataatcttgtttatgaaatCATCGAcaatcttgatatttttctttaGCTTGGCTTCAAATCCAACATTTAGAAACCTCTTAATCTCCCAGAGTATATCAACATATCGCCATAGAGTCATCGCACTCGAGTCGTTAAAGGCGTTAG encodes:
- the LOC113347280 gene encoding cytochrome P450 704C1-like gives rise to the protein MNLMMDSSSFTTTGTVSVLALLLFTLIILKISLFSGSTKKKYHPIAGTIFNQLLNFKRLHHYMTDLARKHKTYRLLSPFRSEVYTSDPANVEYILKTNFQNFGKGYHNYHILSDLLGDGIFAVDGEKWRHQRKVSSYEFSTKVLRDFSSAVFRKNAAKLARIISEDYVKSDSTIDAQDLLMKSTLDSIFKVGFGVELNSIAGSSEGTQFANAFNDSSAMTLWRYVDILWEIKRFLNVGFEAKLKKNIKIVDDFINKIISSKIEQGSKSADDSLSNKKEDILSRFLELNETDPRYLRDITLNFLVAGRDTTATTLSWFLYMLCKNPHVQDKAAKEVREATDAKDSTPFDQYVESVTDDALDKMHYLHAALAETLRLYPAVPVDAKICFSDDTLPDGYSVRKGDMVAYQPYAMGRMKYIWGEDAEEFRPERWLDQDGYFRGESSFKFTAFQAGPRICLGKEFAYRQMKIFAAILLGCFVFKMKDENKPVNYRTMLNLHIDEGLYLQASHRSSIIN